A section of the Candidatus Zixiibacteriota bacterium genome encodes:
- a CDS encoding DUF2250 domain-containing protein, with translation MSSKDKIQIREEYTLANCCKPSTDEAIVGYHSYGELIKIHTKDCPNLANVESNRLVELDWHDVVVIEGFTPNRKYLSLGENDFRILALHLKVGLDYSHKVARMLHLEKQEVFDRHIKLREIGLLRRVPKVMIRYRKGVVDNKWIKHRNHTYYELTEEGRKFAEHYVGQRGRDL, from the coding sequence ATGTCATCTAAGGACAAGATTCAAATCAGGGAAGAGTATACGCTCGCGAATTGCTGCAAGCCGTCCACCGACGAAGCAATCGTCGGTTATCACAGCTATGGCGAGTTAATCAAGATACACACTAAAGACTGCCCGAACCTTGCCAACGTCGAGAGTAATCGTCTTGTCGAACTCGATTGGCACGACGTTGTCGTCATCGAAGGGTTCACCCCGAATCGAAAATACCTCTCACTCGGAGAAAACGATTTCAGGATTCTCGCATTGCATCTCAAAGTTGGTCTCGATTACTCACACAAAGTCGCGCGTATGCTGCATCTCGAGAAGCAGGAAGTCTTCGACCGCCATATCAAACTGCGAGAGATTGGCCTGCTGAGACGCGTTCCTAAAGTGATGATTCGATATCGCAAAGGTGTTGTCGACAACAAGTGGATCAAGCACAGAAATCACACCTATTACGAGTTGACCGAAGAGGGCAGGAAATTCGCCGAGCATTATGTCGGGCAACGTGGCCGCGACCTCTGA